One part of the Gemmatimonadota bacterium genome encodes these proteins:
- a CDS encoding phytanoyl-CoA dioxygenase family protein, producing the protein MKWTDEQLAQYDEQGYLFLPGLLSSDEVDALNGDVPLLLSGENDGLHRERERGGAVRQVYLAHRRVDAFQELISHPKVLHPVRQILKDDVYIWHSKLNVKDAFEGTVWLWHQDYGYWMWDGVDPRLVSAMVFLDRATLNNGCLMVVSGSHKWGRQEHYADTVTTSYKQWCIDTGTLKEKICEEDIEHITGKPGDVLFFDCNIVHGSGHNMSPLPRKTFIIAYNAISNKPRAVDNPRPDWVVARAFDIV; encoded by the coding sequence ATGAAATGGACAGACGAACAACTCGCACAATACGATGAACAGGGTTATCTTTTTCTGCCCGGTCTGCTTTCATCCGATGAGGTTGATGCACTCAACGGTGATGTTCCGCTTTTGCTCAGTGGGGAGAACGATGGGTTGCATCGGGAACGCGAACGCGGCGGGGCTGTGCGTCAGGTTTATCTCGCCCATCGGCGTGTTGACGCTTTTCAGGAGCTTATCAGTCATCCGAAAGTCCTGCATCCCGTTCGGCAGATTCTCAAAGACGATGTGTATATCTGGCACTCGAAACTCAATGTCAAGGATGCGTTTGAAGGCACGGTCTGGCTGTGGCACCAGGACTATGGGTACTGGATGTGGGATGGGGTTGATCCGCGTCTCGTATCGGCTATGGTTTTTCTGGATCGGGCCACGCTCAACAATGGCTGTTTGATGGTGGTATCGGGGTCTCATAAATGGGGGCGTCAAGAGCACTATGCGGACACGGTTACGACGAGCTATAAGCAGTGGTGCATTGATACAGGTACCCTGAAAGAAAAAATTTGTGAGGAAGATATTGAGCATATTACGGGAAAACCGGGCGATGTGCTGTTTTTTGATTGCAATATCGTGCATGGCTCTGGTCACAATATGTCGCCATTGCCACGCAAGACATTTATCATCGCGTACAATGCCATATCCAATAAGCCCCGTGCGGTGGATAATCCCCGACCCGATTGGGTGGTGGCGCGTGCGTTTGATATCGTTTGA
- a CDS encoding Rieske (2Fe-2S) protein — protein sequence MSKHRVAKIADLPPGERKIVTINNREIGVLNVDGNLYALRNVCPHRLGPLCKGRVRPLVVWEGEEVCDGRFTDIGHERENEIIKCPWHNWEFELKTGKSITDDDLRVRTYRVEVEEGDVVLYLR from the coding sequence ATGTCGAAACACAGGGTAGCGAAAATAGCGGATTTGCCCCCTGGCGAGCGCAAAATTGTGACGATTAATAACCGGGAAATTGGCGTTCTCAATGTGGATGGCAATCTCTATGCTTTGCGCAATGTTTGTCCCCATCGCCTGGGTCCGCTCTGCAAGGGGCGCGTACGTCCATTGGTCGTTTGGGAGGGCGAAGAGGTGTGCGATGGGCGCTTTACCGATATCGGCCATGAACGCGAAAACGAAATTATCAAGTGCCCCTGGCACAACTGGGAGTTTGAGCTGAAGACCGGTAAGTCCATTACGGATGACGATTTACGCGTGCGTACCTATCGCGTGGAGGTCGAGGAGGGGGATGTAGTGCTTTATCTGAGGTGA
- a CDS encoding amidohydrolase family protein codes for MSATTTAPRTNGRANALTKMKIVDCDVHHSPDKGDALYPYMPRHFVEYIKDFGTMMPRLGYTNMPGGGARKDLWEDPKENPAHQPQVCIEKHIDVYDIDYAVLTGGPYAAAVHNNPDYASAYCSAFNDWTKDHWISADSRFRASIHICPVDPQLAVKEIDRLGPDPAFVQVMMPAGARMPFGNRHYHPIYEACERHGLPVSVHFGAEGAGLAAPPTAAGYPTYYLEMRMARPQIAQAHVTSLVVEGVFEKFQNFHFIFVEMDTFWLPGLMWHLDLDWRALRDYTPWVKRLPSEYIREHIRLGTQPMPDIPGGKEDLETYLRWMHAEDTLVFASDYPHWDWDEPGHVLRNIDRDLKKRIMGENAGEIFGLF; via the coding sequence ATGTCTGCTACTACAACTGCTCCGCGTACCAATGGCAGGGCTAATGCTCTTACAAAAATGAAGATTGTAGATTGCGATGTGCATCATTCTCCGGATAAGGGCGACGCGCTCTATCCGTATATGCCGCGCCACTTTGTCGAGTATATCAAAGATTTTGGTACGATGATGCCGAGACTCGGATATACCAATATGCCGGGAGGCGGTGCGCGAAAAGATCTGTGGGAAGATCCAAAGGAAAATCCCGCCCATCAGCCACAGGTTTGTATTGAGAAGCATATTGATGTGTATGATATAGATTACGCGGTTCTCACTGGAGGGCCTTATGCAGCAGCTGTGCACAATAACCCGGATTACGCATCGGCGTATTGCAGTGCGTTTAACGATTGGACAAAAGACCACTGGATCAGTGCCGACTCGCGATTTCGGGCTTCGATTCATATTTGCCCTGTAGATCCGCAACTCGCGGTAAAGGAAATCGATCGCCTGGGTCCCGATCCAGCTTTTGTGCAGGTTATGATGCCCGCGGGCGCTCGCATGCCTTTTGGCAATCGCCATTACCATCCCATTTACGAAGCCTGTGAAAGACACGGGTTGCCCGTTTCGGTTCACTTTGGGGCTGAAGGTGCTGGCCTTGCAGCACCGCCCACTGCTGCGGGATATCCCACCTATTATCTCGAGATGCGGATGGCGCGGCCCCAAATTGCACAGGCTCATGTCACGAGTCTCGTTGTGGAAGGCGTGTTTGAGAAATTCCAGAATTTCCACTTTATATTTGTCGAGATGGATACTTTCTGGCTGCCGGGTCTTATGTGGCACCTCGATCTCGATTGGCGCGCGCTGCGCGACTATACGCCGTGGGTCAAACGCCTGCCCAGCGAGTATATCCGCGAGCATATCCGCCTGGGTACGCAACCTATGCCCGATATACCCGGCGGAAAAGAAGATCTGGAGACGTATTTGCGCTGGATGCACGCCGAGGATACCCTTGTTTTTGCCAGTGATTATCCACATTGGGACTGGGATGAACCCGGTCATGTGCTTCGCAATATTGATCGCGATCTGAAAAAGCGTATTATGGGCGAGAATGCTGGCGAAATATTTGGGCTTTTCTGA